One window from the genome of Oryctolagus cuniculus chromosome 1, mOryCun1.1, whole genome shotgun sequence encodes:
- the RIN1 gene encoding ras and Rab interactor 1 isoform X3, producing the protein MCAPVPGGWILFLSPRRSRVGAPSHGSPGGAQGSPSRSPQPVQLPSWPPGERKAFLVRKSNTHQCQALCVRLPEASGPSFVSSHYIQERPGGVSLEGSELVFPDLVQLICAYCRARDILLLPLRLPRAIHQAATHKELEAISHLGMEFWSSSLNTKAQQGPPDGARLPRLKARSPQELDQGTGAALCFFNPLFPGDLGPTKREKFKRSFKVRVSTETSSPLSPPAVPPPPVPELPAATAASQAERVPPRQLLRREGSTGYRVPGGAGPGVPPLPSLQEVDCGSPSSSEEEGAPQSRESPATSPQLGRRRPLLRSMSAAFCSLLAPERQVGRAARALTRDRHTAVGQLVQDLLTQVRAGPEPQELQGVRQALSRARAMLSAELGPEKLLPSERLEQVLEKSLHRCVLKPLRPVLAARLRRRLSADGSLGRLAEGLRLARAQGPGAFGSHLSLPSAVETEQVRQKLLQLLRTYSPSAQVQRLLQACKLLYVALRTHAGEGAGADEFLPLLSFVLAQCDLPELLLEAEYMSELLEPALLTGEGGYYLTSLSASLALLSSLSQAHALPRSPSQELQHSLSLWEQRRLPATHSLQHLLRVAYQDPSTGCTSKTLAVPPEASVATLSQLCATKFRVAQPDSFGLFLYREQGYHRLPPGALARGLPAAGYLVYRRAERPESQGAAAHEQGNGRPAAGRPEEGKGGPGDAGGERESSAEQAEAGAAGGPGRPAEPEAEGDQLAEG; encoded by the exons ATGTGTGCGCCTGTGCCTGGGGGCTGGATTCTCTTCCTGAGTCCCAGGAGAAGCCGGGTAGGAGCTCCCAGCCATGGAAGCCCTGGGGGCGCCCAAGGCAGCCCCTCTCGGAGCCCCCAGCCTGTCCAGCTGCCCTCCTGGCCACCAGGAGAGAGAAAA GCGTTCCTCGTGCGGAAGTCTAACACCCaccagtgccaggccctgtgcgtGCGGCTGCCCGAGGCCAGCGGCCCCTCCTTCGTCTCCAGCCACTACATCCAGGAGCGCCCAGGCG GCGTCTCCTTGGAGGGCTCGGAGCTCGTGTTCCCGGACCTGGTGCAGCTCATCTGTGCCTACTGCCGGGCCCG GGACATTCTTCTCCTCCCGCTGCGGCTCCCCAGAGCCATCCACCAGGCGGCCACCCACAAGGAGCTGGAAGCCATTTCCCACCTGGGCATGG AGTTCTGGAGCTCCTCCCTCAACACCAAGGCGCAGCAGGGGCCGCCCGACGGCGCCCGGCTGCCCCGGCTGAAGGCCCGCTCCCCTCAAGAGCTGGACCAGGGCACCGGGGCCGCCCTGTGCTTCTTCAACCCTCTGTTCCCGGGGGACCTGGGCCCCACCAAGCGGGAGAAATTCAAGAGGAGCTTCAAAGTACGCGTGTCCACCGAGACCTCCAGCCCGCTGTCCCCGCCGGCCGTGCCGCCTCCCCCGGTGCCGGAGCTGCCGGCGGCGACAGCGGCCAGCCAGGCCGAGAGGGTGCCCCCTCGCCAGCTGCTGCGGAGGGAGGGCTCCACGGGCTACCGCGTGCCCGGGGGCGCTGGCCCCGGCGTCCCCCCGCTGCCCTCCCTCCAGGAGGTGGACTGCGGCTCCCCCAGCAGCTCCGAGGAGGAAGGGGCGCCCCAGTCCCGGGAGAGCCCAGCGACCTCGCCCCAGCTGGGCCGCCGGCGACCCCTGCTGCGCTCCATGAGTGCCGCCTTCTGCTCGCTGCTGGCACCCGAGCGGCAGGTGGGCCGGGCGGCCAGGGCGCTCACGCGGGACAGGCACACGGCCGTGGGCCAGCTGGTGCAGGACCTTCTGACCCAGGTGCGGGCCGGGCCTGAGCCGCAGGAACTGCAGGGCGTCCGCCAGGCTCTGAGCCGGGCCAGGGCCATGCTGAGCGCCGAGCTGGGCCCCGAGAAGCTGCTGCCGTCCGAGAGGCTGG AGCAGGTCCTGGAGAAGTCGCTGCACCGCTGCGTGCTCAAACCCCTGCGGCCTGTCCTGGCagcccgcctgcggcgccggctctccgCGGATGGCTCCCTGGGCCGCCTGGCTGAGGGCCTCCGCCTGGCCcgggcccagggccccggggcctTCGGGTCTCACCTGAGCCTGCCGTCCGCCGTGGAGACGGAGCAGGTGCGCCagaagctgctgcagctgctccgCACCtactcccccagtgcccaggtGCAGCGGCTGCTGCAGGCCTGCAAGCTGCTGTACGTGGCCCTGAGGACGCACGCGG GCGAGGGTGCCGGCGCTGATGAGTTCCTGCCCCTGCTGAGCTTCGTCTTGGCCCAGTGCGACCTCCCCGAGCTGCTGCTGGAGGCCGAGTACATGTCCGAGCTGCTGGAGCCGGCCCTGCTCACGGGGGAGG GTGGCTACTACCTGACCAGCCTGTcggccagcctggccctgctgagcAGCCTGAGCCAGGCCCACGCCCTGCCCCGGAgcccctcccaggagctgcagcaTTCCCTCAGCCTCTGGGAACAGCGCCgcctgcctgccacccacagcctCCAG CACCTTCTCCGAGTCGCCTACCAGGACCCCAGCACTGGGTGCACATCCAAGACCCTGGCCGTGCCCCCGGAAGCCTCAGTCGCCACCCTCAGCCAGCTCTGTGCCACCAAATTCCGAGTGGCCCAGCCCGACTCCTTCGGCCTCTTCCTGTACAGGGAGCAGGGCTACCACCGCCTGCCCCCTGGAGCCTTGGCCCGCGGGCTGCCCGCCGCCGGCTACCTCGTCTACCGCCGGGCAGAGCGGCCTGAATCCCAGGGGGCTGCTGCCCACGAGCAGGGCAATGGGCGGCCTGCGGCAGGGAGGCcggaggaagggaaaggaggccCTGGAGACGCGGGGGGAGAGCGTGAGAGCAGTGCCGAGCAGGCCGAGGCTGGGGCCGCCGGAGGCCCCGGGCGGCCAgcggagccagaggcagagggagaccagCTGGCCGAGGGGTAG
- the RIN1 gene encoding ras and Rab interactor 1 isoform X1, which produces MEALGAPKAAPLGAPSLSSCPPGHQEREKPAQDPLYDVPDAGGGQAGGPQQPGRIVSLRERLLLTRPVWLQLRANAAAALHVLRTEPPGAFLVRKSNTHQCQALCVRLPEASGPSFVSSHYIQERPGGVSLEGSELVFPDLVQLICAYCRARDILLLPLRLPRAIHQAATHKELEAISHLGMEFWSSSLNTKAQQGPPDGARLPRLKARSPQELDQGTGAALCFFNPLFPGDLGPTKREKFKRSFKVRVSTETSSPLSPPAVPPPPVPELPAATAASQAERVPPRQLLRREGSTGYRVPGGAGPGVPPLPSLQEVDCGSPSSSEEEGAPQSRESPATSPQLGRRRPLLRSMSAAFCSLLAPERQVGRAARALTRDRHTAVGQLVQDLLTQVRAGPEPQELQGVRQALSRARAMLSAELGPEKLLPSERLEQVLEKSLHRCVLKPLRPVLAARLRRRLSADGSLGRLAEGLRLARAQGPGAFGSHLSLPSAVETEQVRQKLLQLLRTYSPSAQVQRLLQACKLLYVALRTHAGEGAGADEFLPLLSFVLAQCDLPELLLEAEYMSELLEPALLTGEGGYYLTSLSASLALLSSLSQAHALPRSPSQELQHSLSLWEQRRLPATHSLQHLLRVAYQDPSTGCTSKTLAVPPEASVATLSQLCATKFRVAQPDSFGLFLYREQGYHRLPPGALARGLPAAGYLVYRRAERPESQGAAAHEQGNGRPAAGRPEEGKGGPGDAGGERESSAEQAEAGAAGGPGRPAEPEAEGDQLAEG; this is translated from the exons ATGGAAGCCCTGGGGGCGCCCAAGGCAGCCCCTCTCGGAGCCCCCAGCCTGTCCAGCTGCCCTCCTGGCCACCAGGAGAGAGAAAA GCCCGCCCAGGACCCTCTGTACGACGTGCCCGATGCCGGCGGGGGACAGGCAGGGGGACCCCAGCAGCCGGGGCGCATCGTGAGCCTGCGGGAGCGCCTGCTGCTCACCCGGCCCGTGTGGCTGCAGCTGCGGGCCAACGCTGCGGCCGCCCTGCACGTGCTGAGGACCGAGCCCCCGGGG GCGTTCCTCGTGCGGAAGTCTAACACCCaccagtgccaggccctgtgcgtGCGGCTGCCCGAGGCCAGCGGCCCCTCCTTCGTCTCCAGCCACTACATCCAGGAGCGCCCAGGCG GCGTCTCCTTGGAGGGCTCGGAGCTCGTGTTCCCGGACCTGGTGCAGCTCATCTGTGCCTACTGCCGGGCCCG GGACATTCTTCTCCTCCCGCTGCGGCTCCCCAGAGCCATCCACCAGGCGGCCACCCACAAGGAGCTGGAAGCCATTTCCCACCTGGGCATGG AGTTCTGGAGCTCCTCCCTCAACACCAAGGCGCAGCAGGGGCCGCCCGACGGCGCCCGGCTGCCCCGGCTGAAGGCCCGCTCCCCTCAAGAGCTGGACCAGGGCACCGGGGCCGCCCTGTGCTTCTTCAACCCTCTGTTCCCGGGGGACCTGGGCCCCACCAAGCGGGAGAAATTCAAGAGGAGCTTCAAAGTACGCGTGTCCACCGAGACCTCCAGCCCGCTGTCCCCGCCGGCCGTGCCGCCTCCCCCGGTGCCGGAGCTGCCGGCGGCGACAGCGGCCAGCCAGGCCGAGAGGGTGCCCCCTCGCCAGCTGCTGCGGAGGGAGGGCTCCACGGGCTACCGCGTGCCCGGGGGCGCTGGCCCCGGCGTCCCCCCGCTGCCCTCCCTCCAGGAGGTGGACTGCGGCTCCCCCAGCAGCTCCGAGGAGGAAGGGGCGCCCCAGTCCCGGGAGAGCCCAGCGACCTCGCCCCAGCTGGGCCGCCGGCGACCCCTGCTGCGCTCCATGAGTGCCGCCTTCTGCTCGCTGCTGGCACCCGAGCGGCAGGTGGGCCGGGCGGCCAGGGCGCTCACGCGGGACAGGCACACGGCCGTGGGCCAGCTGGTGCAGGACCTTCTGACCCAGGTGCGGGCCGGGCCTGAGCCGCAGGAACTGCAGGGCGTCCGCCAGGCTCTGAGCCGGGCCAGGGCCATGCTGAGCGCCGAGCTGGGCCCCGAGAAGCTGCTGCCGTCCGAGAGGCTGG AGCAGGTCCTGGAGAAGTCGCTGCACCGCTGCGTGCTCAAACCCCTGCGGCCTGTCCTGGCagcccgcctgcggcgccggctctccgCGGATGGCTCCCTGGGCCGCCTGGCTGAGGGCCTCCGCCTGGCCcgggcccagggccccggggcctTCGGGTCTCACCTGAGCCTGCCGTCCGCCGTGGAGACGGAGCAGGTGCGCCagaagctgctgcagctgctccgCACCtactcccccagtgcccaggtGCAGCGGCTGCTGCAGGCCTGCAAGCTGCTGTACGTGGCCCTGAGGACGCACGCGG GCGAGGGTGCCGGCGCTGATGAGTTCCTGCCCCTGCTGAGCTTCGTCTTGGCCCAGTGCGACCTCCCCGAGCTGCTGCTGGAGGCCGAGTACATGTCCGAGCTGCTGGAGCCGGCCCTGCTCACGGGGGAGG GTGGCTACTACCTGACCAGCCTGTcggccagcctggccctgctgagcAGCCTGAGCCAGGCCCACGCCCTGCCCCGGAgcccctcccaggagctgcagcaTTCCCTCAGCCTCTGGGAACAGCGCCgcctgcctgccacccacagcctCCAG CACCTTCTCCGAGTCGCCTACCAGGACCCCAGCACTGGGTGCACATCCAAGACCCTGGCCGTGCCCCCGGAAGCCTCAGTCGCCACCCTCAGCCAGCTCTGTGCCACCAAATTCCGAGTGGCCCAGCCCGACTCCTTCGGCCTCTTCCTGTACAGGGAGCAGGGCTACCACCGCCTGCCCCCTGGAGCCTTGGCCCGCGGGCTGCCCGCCGCCGGCTACCTCGTCTACCGCCGGGCAGAGCGGCCTGAATCCCAGGGGGCTGCTGCCCACGAGCAGGGCAATGGGCGGCCTGCGGCAGGGAGGCcggaggaagggaaaggaggccCTGGAGACGCGGGGGGAGAGCGTGAGAGCAGTGCCGAGCAGGCCGAGGCTGGGGCCGCCGGAGGCCCCGGGCGGCCAgcggagccagaggcagagggagaccagCTGGCCGAGGGGTAG
- the RIN1 gene encoding ras and Rab interactor 1 isoform X2, giving the protein MEALGAPKAAPLGAPSLSSCPPGHQEREKRSSCGSLTPTSARPCACGCPRPAAPPSSPATTSRSAQAVRGGACRAVSQWGGGVPRGRPHLPALAGVSLEGSELVFPDLVQLICAYCRARDILLLPLRLPRAIHQAATHKELEAISHLGMEFWSSSLNTKAQQGPPDGARLPRLKARSPQELDQGTGAALCFFNPLFPGDLGPTKREKFKRSFKVRVSTETSSPLSPPAVPPPPVPELPAATAASQAERVPPRQLLRREGSTGYRVPGGAGPGVPPLPSLQEVDCGSPSSSEEEGAPQSRESPATSPQLGRRRPLLRSMSAAFCSLLAPERQVGRAARALTRDRHTAVGQLVQDLLTQVRAGPEPQELQGVRQALSRARAMLSAELGPEKLLPSERLEQVLEKSLHRCVLKPLRPVLAARLRRRLSADGSLGRLAEGLRLARAQGPGAFGSHLSLPSAVETEQVRQKLLQLLRTYSPSAQVQRLLQACKLLYVALRTHAGEGAGADEFLPLLSFVLAQCDLPELLLEAEYMSELLEPALLTGEGGYYLTSLSASLALLSSLSQAHALPRSPSQELQHSLSLWEQRRLPATHSLQHLLRVAYQDPSTGCTSKTLAVPPEASVATLSQLCATKFRVAQPDSFGLFLYREQGYHRLPPGALARGLPAAGYLVYRRAERPESQGAAAHEQGNGRPAAGRPEEGKGGPGDAGGERESSAEQAEAGAAGGPGRPAEPEAEGDQLAEG; this is encoded by the exons ATGGAAGCCCTGGGGGCGCCCAAGGCAGCCCCTCTCGGAGCCCCCAGCCTGTCCAGCTGCCCTCCTGGCCACCAGGAGAGAGAAAA GCGTTCCTCGTGCGGAAGTCTAACACCCaccagtgccaggccctgtgcgtGCGGCTGCCCGAGGCCAGCGGCCCCTCCTTCGTCTCCAGCCACTACATCCAGGAGCGCCCAGGCGGTGAGAGGCGGGGCCTGCCGGGCTGTGAGCCAGTGGGGAGGGGGTGTCCCCAGAGGTCGGCCTCACCTCCCAGCTCTCGCAGGCGTCTCCTTGGAGGGCTCGGAGCTCGTGTTCCCGGACCTGGTGCAGCTCATCTGTGCCTACTGCCGGGCCCG GGACATTCTTCTCCTCCCGCTGCGGCTCCCCAGAGCCATCCACCAGGCGGCCACCCACAAGGAGCTGGAAGCCATTTCCCACCTGGGCATGG AGTTCTGGAGCTCCTCCCTCAACACCAAGGCGCAGCAGGGGCCGCCCGACGGCGCCCGGCTGCCCCGGCTGAAGGCCCGCTCCCCTCAAGAGCTGGACCAGGGCACCGGGGCCGCCCTGTGCTTCTTCAACCCTCTGTTCCCGGGGGACCTGGGCCCCACCAAGCGGGAGAAATTCAAGAGGAGCTTCAAAGTACGCGTGTCCACCGAGACCTCCAGCCCGCTGTCCCCGCCGGCCGTGCCGCCTCCCCCGGTGCCGGAGCTGCCGGCGGCGACAGCGGCCAGCCAGGCCGAGAGGGTGCCCCCTCGCCAGCTGCTGCGGAGGGAGGGCTCCACGGGCTACCGCGTGCCCGGGGGCGCTGGCCCCGGCGTCCCCCCGCTGCCCTCCCTCCAGGAGGTGGACTGCGGCTCCCCCAGCAGCTCCGAGGAGGAAGGGGCGCCCCAGTCCCGGGAGAGCCCAGCGACCTCGCCCCAGCTGGGCCGCCGGCGACCCCTGCTGCGCTCCATGAGTGCCGCCTTCTGCTCGCTGCTGGCACCCGAGCGGCAGGTGGGCCGGGCGGCCAGGGCGCTCACGCGGGACAGGCACACGGCCGTGGGCCAGCTGGTGCAGGACCTTCTGACCCAGGTGCGGGCCGGGCCTGAGCCGCAGGAACTGCAGGGCGTCCGCCAGGCTCTGAGCCGGGCCAGGGCCATGCTGAGCGCCGAGCTGGGCCCCGAGAAGCTGCTGCCGTCCGAGAGGCTGG AGCAGGTCCTGGAGAAGTCGCTGCACCGCTGCGTGCTCAAACCCCTGCGGCCTGTCCTGGCagcccgcctgcggcgccggctctccgCGGATGGCTCCCTGGGCCGCCTGGCTGAGGGCCTCCGCCTGGCCcgggcccagggccccggggcctTCGGGTCTCACCTGAGCCTGCCGTCCGCCGTGGAGACGGAGCAGGTGCGCCagaagctgctgcagctgctccgCACCtactcccccagtgcccaggtGCAGCGGCTGCTGCAGGCCTGCAAGCTGCTGTACGTGGCCCTGAGGACGCACGCGG GCGAGGGTGCCGGCGCTGATGAGTTCCTGCCCCTGCTGAGCTTCGTCTTGGCCCAGTGCGACCTCCCCGAGCTGCTGCTGGAGGCCGAGTACATGTCCGAGCTGCTGGAGCCGGCCCTGCTCACGGGGGAGG GTGGCTACTACCTGACCAGCCTGTcggccagcctggccctgctgagcAGCCTGAGCCAGGCCCACGCCCTGCCCCGGAgcccctcccaggagctgcagcaTTCCCTCAGCCTCTGGGAACAGCGCCgcctgcctgccacccacagcctCCAG CACCTTCTCCGAGTCGCCTACCAGGACCCCAGCACTGGGTGCACATCCAAGACCCTGGCCGTGCCCCCGGAAGCCTCAGTCGCCACCCTCAGCCAGCTCTGTGCCACCAAATTCCGAGTGGCCCAGCCCGACTCCTTCGGCCTCTTCCTGTACAGGGAGCAGGGCTACCACCGCCTGCCCCCTGGAGCCTTGGCCCGCGGGCTGCCCGCCGCCGGCTACCTCGTCTACCGCCGGGCAGAGCGGCCTGAATCCCAGGGGGCTGCTGCCCACGAGCAGGGCAATGGGCGGCCTGCGGCAGGGAGGCcggaggaagggaaaggaggccCTGGAGACGCGGGGGGAGAGCGTGAGAGCAGTGCCGAGCAGGCCGAGGCTGGGGCCGCCGGAGGCCCCGGGCGGCCAgcggagccagaggcagagggagaccagCTGGCCGAGGGGTAG